Part of the Camelus bactrianus isolate YW-2024 breed Bactrian camel chromosome 6, ASM4877302v1, whole genome shotgun sequence genome, AATGGAAACTCAGGGGTATTATTAAAAGTTTTCCACTTCAGTGAATTTCCTGTTATTAGGCTAATTCATTTAGCAGCTTAATAAGTGGGCAATAAAACCAGCAGCCTCTAAGTATGGAAGAGTTCCAAATCTTTGGCAATTAGCATAATATCAGTTTTACTTAGCCATGTACTAACCCCTGCAATACACACAAGGGAGTCAAAGTCCACTGACAAGTGAAAGCTCACGCATGAGTACTAAGTAATTAGTATCAATCCATACGCTCCCAAAATGACCAATAAGCAGCCTGGAACTTGGTTTCCAGAAGTATCTGACTCAGCACTTCCTCATTTGtcttttctattgcttgagtGAGAGCTCAGAGAAAAAATATAATCCATGCTTTATAGATTGCCTATGTGAGGTAACCTTTTTAAATACAGCAAAAATATCAAGATATTTTGTAACcagctaatttttaaattccctTAAGACAATTTTGACTATTCAAAGCAAAAATACAATACAATCcaatacaatagccaagatatgttaacacctaagtgtccaccaacagatgaatggataaagaacatggtggggggaggtgtgtgtatataaatatatatatgtgtgtgtgtgtgtatgtgtgtgtgtgtgtatatatatatatacacacatatatacatatgtatatgtatcttcagtgaaatattattcagccataaaaagaattaaatcttgccatttgcaacaacatggatggaccctgagggcattgttctaagtgaagttagtgagacagagagagacaaatacaaaAATGATCCCACTTATATCTGGAACCTAACACACACTCTCATACACAGAACCAAGCTCATGGATACAAAGAATACATTGGTGGCTGCCAAAGGTAGAGAGTGGGTAAAATGCGTGAGGGGATCAAAAGTACAACTtccagttagaaaataaataagccatgggatgtaatgtacaatatgctgactatagttaatactattgtattgcatatttgaaagttgctaaaagagtaaatcttaaaagttcttatcacaagggaaaaaatctgTAACTGTGCATGGTGATGGGTGTTGACTTATTTTGGTGATTATTTTGCAATTtatacaaatgtcaaatcatttaagtgttgtacacctaaaactaatctgttgtatgtcaactgtacctcaaaaaaaaaaaaaagaaaagaaaatggatgcATTTTATTGTTTGTAAGTTGTACCTAaataagtttcatttttaaaacaatacagtgttcaaatttaaaagcaaacagGAAAATAGATCTCAACACAGATCTCACAAGCTAAGAGGAGGAGTATCCACATCTTCTAACATATAACTCCCGTGCTTAAAATGCCTTTCCAGTACTGATCTGTGATTGAaatttcctatttattatttaaaatttcctatttttttgaaACTGAGTAATCTTGTGTAGAGTATTAGAAACTGCCTCAttgaaaacaaagacattttacaTTAAATAAGAAACCCGTCTACAGGCAGTATCAGCCACATTTATAAAATAGTACAATACACCCTGTGACCAAAACACAACATGAAAATTGCTCCTAGCACTTGATAATCACAGAGTAGAAGTTTGCTACATGAGAGCAAAATAGAAGGTGAAAAGGAGGAAATTAAAGTGAGGAGGAAGACGGATTCTCTTGGTTCACTTTTGGTTTCAGGGCTGATTGGACAATCAGCCCAGTCTGTAATAAAATCCATCTCCGTTGGTGGTGTGGTTGGCCTGGAAGAACCAGTTTCTGTGACTCACAGAGAGTGTGATCTCAACTTATGTATAATTTCAACAGTATTCATTGCATTGGGAAGATCCTTTTTGTTGGCAAACACTAATAAACAGTATCCCTGAATTCAACTTCTGCCAGCCTCATCAAGAGCTTTTCACAGGGCTCACTGACACAATTCCTGTTGTTACTCAACCACAAACAGCAAATCGTGCGAGTTCTGGGAAGCTGTAATCCCAAATGCTGAATCCTGTCCTGATCACCTGCATCCCACACAGTGACACTGATATTTTTCTCCTCTACAGTTTTCATAAAGTAGAAATAGTAGTTGCTACCTCAGCAAGTTCCAATTTGTACAAGAGTTGTCTTTCCTCTAGGTCAACCATGAAAATGTACATTTAGTGTTTGTTTAAAAGACTCTTAAAGAGGTCAGCCAACACATCGGCCATGTTTGTAAATAGAGATACTCATCACTGGCCAGAGAAAGTCTAATGGCTGCATTTgctctttctgatatttctgcTCTGAGCCCAGGCATTAATTTCTAGAATTTCCCTGTAATATCTGCTAAGGTACTAGGTTAGGAATGACCTGAGGAATTGGAGTGCTTTTCTTCACTGGTTATTATATGACGATATGTCTTTCACAGGTTGACTATATTGGTCCAGGAACCTAAAAGGGGCGGAAATAGGAGTCTCCTCCTGTCATGAAGCCCAGTTCCCCAATTAGGTGATTCATCCTTCTTATTCCTGCACCTCAAGACCTGTGTAAAGACCCTGATTTCTAGGGATGGAGGAGGAAAGCTTCTACCAAAGGACAAAGTTGAAGCTCCTCTAAACCTGAAACTATAACAGATTCCTGATCATTTTGGGCTCCTCGTGCCAATAAACCAGTAGGcaaagaaaagtgaaattataCTAGCAAAGACTTCCTGTCCTGCCAAGATCAAGTAGCCCCATTCCCCCTAGATTCTCCCTCTTACAACTAATAAACCCTAGACATAAAACACAAATAGAATAGAAAGTGTCTGGAAGGTGAAAAGAAGAAGGTGGGCTGCCCGGGGACCTCAGAATTTGGAGAATAACACTACCAGTGCAATTCCTGGGTTTCCTTATTGCCTCGCATACATGCCAGACAGGGCCTTGCAGAACCCTCCAACCCAGAGCCACCAACAgacacaaaccaaaaaaaaatgctCCAAGAAAAGTCTGTTTCTCCTAGCCAGAGGACAGGGAAAAGTGTAGTGGCCGAACAACAGAAAATACTTTGGGTGGAAGACTCCAGCCGAACAATGGACGAACCACACTTCCGAGTCTCAGCCAGTGATAAGGGAAATTGATCTCCCACTCCACTCTCCTTCCTCATGGAAGCAGGTGATGCACCCTGATGTCGCCACCTGGTAGTGTCAGCAGGATGAGCGGGAAGCTGGTCTTCCATACCCAACCTGACAGAAGCAGGTAGTGCTCTCATTCCTTGGCCAGGTAGCATCCATCAAGTCCAGCAATGAgctgagcccccacccccacctggcaaCAATGATGTGGGATGAGATGGTGTGAACTGGGGTGATCAGACGCAGCGTCCCCCCTACCCCAGTGTCAGCAGTGTCCAGTGAGGAGCTGAACCTCCACACCCACCCGGCAGCAGTGTAACTGAACAGGGTGGTGGGAGGCAGGGCTAATCAGCACTCCTGTTCTCACCCCAGGTATCAGCAAGGCCCAGTGGGGAGCCCCTGCTTAACTCACAAAAGGTACACACCCAGGAAATAGAACTTCTCACTGTTGTGGTTGTCTTTGTGTTCTGATGCAGCTGAAAAGGCCTCACGGTCACTGTGTCTATCACAGCACAGAGATAAGAGGCAGAGTCTTCTGTACGGAGCTCCTTCAAAAGGAGGTAACTGTGTGCATCAGAGCGactaaggaaagaagaaaaacgaCCTCTCCTCTCCCAACCATTCAGAACATTGTAGGAGAGAAACACCGGTGCTCTGCCATCATGTTGCTGGTACCAGGACAGCCCATCGAACCTAGATGTCTGGTACGTGCAGTTGACCTGGACAAACTCTCCTTCCATAGCCATCAAGTCAGTGGGCTGCTGAACGCCTTGTCCCACAGTGCCTGTGAGAAGACACATGACCATTACCATGACTGCACTCCTAGAAACCACATCTTTATTAAAAAGGACTGTTTCCACGTGGTCACAAAAAACTACCATTGAGGGAGCTCCTTAGATAGAAATAAACGGTGGTAGAATGAGGAGGATGAGGACGAGGACAGGAAAAGGACAATTAGCATCACAtggggaaaatatatacaaggaaAGACTCTCACTACAAATATCAGATGTTGCAATCATTTCAGctggaagaaaattatttttaaagttcctgGCAACATTTGGTAATAACTTAAGACTCACCTCCCACTGTCAgggaaacataaagaaggaaaaatcccCACATCTGCTGTAGGACACCAAGAGCCAGAAACTGCATCCTCGGTGTCTGAGCCACTGGGGCCAGCAGAAGGTAGACGCCCTCCCTGTGGCTGAGAGAGGAAGTCTCAGTCTGGATGCAAAGCCCAGAAGAAACACAGGGGAGGAGATCCTTTCTTGAAGGGGTGACTTTAAGCTTCCACAGGAGCAGCCATGGGTTCCTTTACAGGAGCGTCTTCACATGAACATTTTCTACTGATGAATCCACAGGTTTTGATCCATATGATTCTGTGAACACTGAACAATTGAAACGTGTGTAAAGAACAGAGATGACAAATGAGAAGAATCACATACGTCAAAGGCAGAAGGGGTCAATTTGACAATACTAAGAGTCTGTGTTTCTCAAGgcatgagaaaatgaaaacaggcatgcgtgtgtgtgtgtgtgtgtgtgtgtgtgtttgatggtggtggtggtggtggtggtggtgatggtggtgatatcTGTGACAGTacaaaagagatagaaaaattttTCTACTATCTAAATTTATCTCCCGACAGGCAATCAGATATTTTGAAAAGATCTAAAGAAATACAATATATCTGTCTATACATTTGTATGAATACAGAGGAAGAAATggcaaagcaaaggaaactattCACTTTAGTTACTTCAGAAGGTTGGGATTAAAAGTAAATGGTTAGAATATTAGCCTTTTCTtatacatttctgttttgtttgacttgtaatttttaatgtaataaagtgagaacttgaaagaaagaaatgcaagagagaaaggagaaagagaagactaGAACggaaggaaaaggggagggaggaaggaagaaaggggaaagatttgagagagagaagaaaagacagaaagacagaaaagagagaggaagggagggaggtaaagagagaagtggggagggagggaggaagaaagaaaggtgaaaagctatatttcaaactatttccagggggagggtatagctcagtggtagagtgcattcttatcatgcacaaggtcccaggttcaatccccggtgcctccattaaaataaataaataaatctaattacctcccctcccccccaaaagttttttaatttaaaaaaagaaaactacttcCCAATTgtcacaaaagaaaattatctcttCTGACACACAGTTTTCCCAAGTAACGTACCCCTCACATACAGTATCTTTGCCAAAGGATTTTATATCTCTCATGAGCCTCCTGGATTTATGATTTTTACTCTGTGTAGCAGACACAGCAGTTGGCTCTAATAAAGATAATACTGTCATCTTGTGGCCAGATGTAGCACTgcaacttcacacacacacacacacacacacacacacacacacacacacacacaaaacactaaACATCTTCCTCAGTAATTTAGAATTAAAAGGAATCTTAGAAATCATCCAGTCTTTGTCCAGCTCTGTCATTTTACAATGGAGACTCCTGAAACTTATATCACACTCTAGGCTTCATGTCTTCATTTCTAGTCAGTTCCTCAGTATACTCAGGTTAACATAAATCtttgtaaaacaaataaatgaatacccAAAACTGCCTATCCCCGAACATGCATGTGAGAATCAACTTAATATTAAATCAACCCCTGGTAACTTTAAATTTGATGTTCATATTTCAAAGCACAGCTTTTTTTCCTGCCCACTGCATTTAATATGTGTGGCAGTTTCTCCTATTCATTCTTTCAAaactatttattgagaacctTGTATATGCCAGGCAGCATGCCAGTGTTGGGGATCCCTTGTGAGCAAAAACCCCTCTGCTCAAGGAGCCTACATTCTAGTGaagaaagacaaacaataaacaagtaaaagagTAACTATCGTAAGTCAGATGGTGCCAAGTGCtcctgagaaaaataaaacaggggtAAGGGAGGGTCAAGCAAGCCCTCAATGATGAGGTGACGTATGTATAGAAACCAGAAGAGATGACGGAGGAGCCTGATGGGCAAAGGGAGGGAATGTGGTCAACTGAGAACTCGTAACACCTCTAAAAACTGGATGCCATCCAAGACTACACTGTGGGGTTATTCCCCACAGCCCCCTTTCCAGAGATCTACCAGGAACATTTCCTGCTCtctctttttcaaaacaaaataatgaggATTTGGGGAGGGAAGCTCTCATTAGGAAAATACTTTAGTAAATTCCCCGGAGGTTAGGATTTTTCTTCAAATCTCTTGACagtgctggttttttttttcctcttattcagAGCAACAGACAACAGCTGATGAAAACCAATATAAAATACAACTCAAGAGATACAGAAGTCACACTTGCCAAAGAGCCCTGAAAGACAGGTGCTCTCAAAGGTCCTGAATATTTATTTGCCAGGGAAAACTCCTGAAAGAATCCTAAAGCTTTCCAAAAGACAGATGGGGGCCCTTTACAATGGGCTAGACTGAATCTCCGCAGGACATCGCTCTACATGCTGGACCATTCCACTCGAGGACAGCAAGCCTCCTCCACGATTTTGCAGCCTCTGTATGTGCGAGTCTAAGAGAGTAGACAAGCAGTCCTGAAACCAGCTCCGTTCAGAGTAAGACCACAAACTAACTTTGGAACATTAaggttttctgttatttttcccAAAAATGTTCATTTCATCAGTCACTTCTCCATATTCCTCCTCAACTCTTTCTCAAACTGCTAGAATTAAGTTATTCTTTCCAAACTTAGGGAATTTTGTTGGAGGTTGGAAAAAAAATGGttcaaaagaaaatgctttttttttttttcctctctgtctctctctccggCAGTGATAAAGTCATAGAGGTTGTGAAGAAAATCCTTTAGTAATtgcacaaacacaaacaaaacagactCTTAGCCTTACCTTTCTCCAGTGAAGAGGGCACAAAGTACCTTTCCTTAGGCAAGACTTTTAAACCTTTGGTAGAAGGACAAGAATCTCTTCTTCTGAAAAGAGCTGAAATATCTCTAGGTCATCCCAAACTCTGCCCATTTCCCCTACTCTGCCCTTGCTCTACCAGGATGTCCAACTACTGAGTGAATGATGAAGGAAGGGGAATCTTCTTTCCAGCAACAGTTTTGGAGTGGGTCTTGTCCCGAGGGTAAGTATAGAAGTCTTTTAATCCTCTATGTTTGATACAACACTGGATCAGTCTTCATTCCTCCTCTTGAGGATTTCATAATTGTTCCCAATGGCCCAGGTCTCAAACTTCACCGTAGAAATCCAAAGTTTCAAATAGCTGGATGGATGGCTGCCCTCCTCTGAGAACTAAAATTGTTCTTAATTTTCTTGATACTCTTTAAGTCTGCCACTTCCTTTTCTTTGAATATCCTAAGTTTCCACAGCTGAAAAACAGGAGCAGACCTAAAACAAAAGGACACATAAAGCTACCAGAAAGGGAatagcagggagcagggaggagggggtggccaGGCTGCTCTCTCTCAAGAGATCTAATCCTTTATGAAACACATCCCTGTTTCTCCAAAATTCCACCTTCTGGAAATCTACTCTGCCCATCTCTGCACCACAGATTGCTGTCCTATGCAACCCTGAACACTACACCCCGCGTCAAAACCACCATCCTCTCCTCAATCTGCCTGGAAAAGTTACCTGCCCTCAAATCCACCAGCTGTAACCCACCTTGGTTTCCTGGTCCAACTAGGCAGGACACCCAGAAGCTAGAAGGTAAAAAGGAGCTTTCTTCCAACAGGGCATCTGGGAGAAGTGGAACCACAGGTATGCATAACAAATGGGAAAAATGAAACTTTTCCATTTATCCAGCAGATAAATGAGGGAGAATCTTTTAACTATACATCAGTATGCATTGTGGAAATCCTCAAAATGATTCCCCCTGTGATACAGTTCTATCTGACTTGATAAACTGATTTTCATAAAACATTTCAGGAATATATCATTTGCCTAAGTGGAAACACACTGATATTATATGTccatattaataaaaaaattactttggctCATTATTAGTATTTTATACATAACCTTAATCCAACTCTCTATGTCTTCTCTATATTCTAGCCAAAGAAATAAGAACCAGTTTTCccattcattttcaaataaatcaaGGTGTCTTCCTGAAACTCAGGCAGTAaaaatctgatttcttctttctctgtgggCAGAGGGCATGCTTAGTATTTTCACGGATCCTGAAGAGCGAGGTATATTAAGTCTTATTGTTACTATTAATAGCTCTTAACTGTTAATATGTGAATcaagttattttagaaaataaccaAGATAAAATCTCTTGGTGAATTTTCTGATAGAGATTAAGTGGTTAAATCTATTAATACtcacatataatttataattaatctGCTAACATTTTAATTGCTTCCTGAAAATAGACATTTCAGGGACAAAGTTACTTTATTGCTAAATGACATGTGACAGCATCTCAAACCCTAGTGTGGgaagaaaaatctttttcaaatAGCCTGCCTATTCAACAAAAGGAGTGAAACAAATGCATTTCAtccttctattttttcttcttgtatgGACTAGGTACTTCAAATTCTTTCAAGGTCTTTAGAGAGAGTTACTGTATGGTAGACTGCAAGATACAGTAGGTCCtggaacaacacaggtttgaattgtgcaggtccacttatacatggaattttTCAATATAATACCTGTATTTTCAGTTTACAGAGATTTAAATTAACTAAGTAAGGAGGAAAGTTTGTGTTTCATTAGCGATCACAAAATGGGGAATTAAAATAACTAGGGTTTGAGTCCTAATTCTATACAAAGCTTCCTGCCCTTTGGTGACACGTTTATCAATTCCTTTTCTTTTGAGACAGAGGTAGCAATACTTGATATTTTTTACTCCACTGGGGTAGGTGCCTataacccccatgttgttcaagggtcaactatatatatatatatatacacacacacacatatatatatatgtacatggttACAAAATAAAGATCAAATCCTGCATTAATCAATGCTTTTATAATAAACAATAACAATTCCTCTGAAACACCTTCCCAAAAAATCCAATCCTAAACCAATGAACCACATAAATCAACcaataaatgtaaatgatatcctggagcaataaaaaaaaaatgtgaaagttcCTTGGAGTTTGCTATGATGAAACTAGACCTAAAATGCATAAGAATGAGATGGTCCCTTGCCAGCCAGGTGGGCCCAAGAGTTGGGCAAATAAGATTaagcagaggaagaaacactgTATCATATCAGTAGGATTTGGCAGCATTCATTCAATCAGCCATTCAGTTATTCAGAAGATAATGATCACCTTTACTGTGCTAGAGGAGATGACTCATGGAAGGGACAATTATATCGCCACTAAACAATAGTAATACAATGTGATACTTGCTCTGAAAAGAGCAAGCATGGTTCTCGGGGACCAGGAAAGCCTTCTTGAAGATGAGGATCTCCAAACACAGTCCTGAAGGGAAAATGGGCATTACCTAAGAAGGGAACAGAGAAGGGAGCATGTATATAGGTTCCAAGCTGGAGCATTGAACTGAGTGCCCTGAGGAATTCTGTGCATCTGAACATTAAGAAGGAATTACAGTGGGTACGACGGAGTGGCAAATAAGGACCAGAAAATGAATGTTTTTGCATGGTATGGTAAGAAGATGGAATTTCAGCTGAGGGCAGAGGAGGCATGGCAATGACAGTAAGTGGAGGAAAAAGCAGATGTGGGAATTGTTGGGTATGCATTCCACACTGCTCTGTCTCATCCTTAGCCCCTCTTTGGTGAACACCCTTTTTGGTTGGAGTTAATGGTACTTACCTGTCATTCATACATTCTCTTGTTCCTTGATCTGCCAATTCTGCTTCTCAGTATCTCTCAGTAGATAAGAGTTTCCATCCATTTAGAACACTAACCAGCCTGTGGGCAGTTTCTCTTATCAAGTAAACCAAAATAACTAATGGCAACAACttcttcttttagaaagaaaaaaattaatggtaTTCAGTTTATCTCATAACCCTCAGGCATTAATAATGATTCTTAATGATCAGGCAAAAACATTCTGTCACCACCTCCCTGTGTTATTTCCCTTGTCTGACGTCATCATTCATCTTAGCAGACTACAGAAAGACATgggaaaaaccaaaaacacatcCCTGGACACTACGGTGACAGATTTCATTCTCCTGGGCTTGTCTCACCCCCCAAGTCTGAGGaccctcctcttcctgctcttcTTCATCATTTACATCCTGACTCAGCtgggaaacctgctcattttgcTCACCGTGTGGGCTGACCCAAAGCTTCATGCTCGCCCCATGTACATTCTTCTGGGCGTGCTCTCATTCCTGGACATGTGGCTCTCCTCAGTCATCGTTCCTCGGCTAATATTGGATTTTACTCCCGCCAGCAAGAGAATCCCATTTGGTGGCTGTGTGGCTCAGTtgtatttctttcactttctgggcAGCACTCAGTGCTTCGTCTACACCTTGATGGCCTATGACAGGTACCTGGCAATATGCCAGCCCCTGCGCTACCCCGTGCTCATGAATGGCAGGTTATGCACCATCCTTGTGGCTGGAGCTTGGGTGGCTGGCTCCATCCATGGGTCTATCCAGGCCACCTTGACCTTCCGACTGCCCTACTGTGGGCCCAACCAGGTGGACTACTTTATCTGTGACATCCCTGCAGTATTGAGACTGGCCTGTGCTGACACCACCGTCAATGAGCTTGTGACttttgtgaacattggggtagtGGCTGCCAGTTGCTTCCTGCTAATTCTGCTCTCCTATGCCAACATAGTCCATGCCATCCTGCAGATACGCACTGCGGATGGGCGGCGCCGAGCCTTCTCCACCTGTGGCTCCCACCTAACTGTGGTCACAGTCTACTATGTCCCCTGTGTCTTCATCTACCTCAGGCCAGGCTCCAAGAGTCCCCTGGATGGGGCCGTGGCTGTGTTTTATACAGTTGTCACTCCGTTACTGAACCCCATCATCTATACCCTGAGGAACCAGGAAGTGAAGTCTGCTCTGAAGAGAACAGCAGCAGGCAGGGGGGCTGGGGGTGCAAATAAGTAACTACAGGCTCAGGGAACACCCGCCCACTGCCTCTACCACTCTTCTCAGGTACTGCTGCATGTGGAAAACATTCAAAAATAGGTATTCATTTAAGCTGAATTGAATATAACTCTACTAGGAAGAAGCTTTAACTTCAATAAATTATCC contains:
- the OR10G2 gene encoding olfactory receptor 10G2 codes for the protein MGKTKNTSLDTTVTDFILLGLSHPPSLRTLLFLLFFIIYILTQLGNLLILLTVWADPKLHARPMYILLGVLSFLDMWLSSVIVPRLILDFTPASKRIPFGGCVAQLYFFHFLGSTQCFVYTLMAYDRYLAICQPLRYPVLMNGRLCTILVAGAWVAGSIHGSIQATLTFRLPYCGPNQVDYFICDIPAVLRLACADTTVNELVTFVNIGVVAASCFLLILLSYANIVHAILQIRTADGRRRAFSTCGSHLTVVTVYYVPCVFIYLRPGSKSPLDGAVAVFYTVVTPLLNPIIYTLRNQEVKSALKRTAAGRGAGGANK